In Nicotiana tabacum cultivar K326 chromosome 11, ASM71507v2, whole genome shotgun sequence, a single window of DNA contains:
- the LOC107812490 gene encoding hypothetical protein At1g04090-like, with amino-acid sequence MFGRECWCWDNYNDTDDHYPVEPQKFSLPSPLPKWPQGKGFATGRICLGEIEVVQITKFKKIWGCSPSFGKSNCFSFYKPDEIPQGFSSLGHYCQPDGEHLTGYVLAAKDLSVNHNPKDNVQDSSSKLPALQKPLSYTLIWSSDSQYNGSGYIWMPNAPVGYKSMGFVASVEPNEPDPDEVRCVRADLTAKCEACEMMFSSDSIFPRDQFQVWKTRPCKRGMLCKGVSVGTFFCSTTFSFGDELDNIACLKNLDSSLHAMPNLEQIHALIKHYGPTVYLHPDEIYLPSSVPWFFINGALLYEDGRNSGTAIDSKGSNLPAGGENDGEYWLDLPNKDDANRTNVKCGNIESAELYVHVKPALGGTFTDIAMWIFCPFNGPATLKIGLLSFALNKVGEHVGDWEHYTLRISNFSGELSSVYFSEHSGGEWLDACNLEFIAGNKSVVYASRNGHASFPHAGCYLQGSTKLGVGVRNDCARSKYHVDSSSKYQIIAAEYLGEGVVSEPPWLQYMREWGPTIIYDGRSEVEKIIKHLPFFMRFSVESLIELFPTELYGEAGPTGPKEKDNWLGDERW; translated from the coding sequence GCAAAGGTTTTGCTACAGGAAGAATATGCTTAGGTGAAATTGAAGTTGTTCAAATCACCAAGTTCAAGAAAATTTGGGGTTGCAGCCCATCATTTGGGAAATCAAATTGCTTCTCCTTTTATAAGCCGGATGAAATTCCACAAGGATTTTCAAGCCTCGGTCACTACTGTCAGCCAGATGGTGAGCACTTAACTGGCTATGTTCTTGCTGCCAAAGACTTATCTGTGAATCATAACCCAAAAGACAATGTCCAAGATTCATCTTCAAAGCTTCCTGCTCTTCAAAAACCTCTGAGCTATACTTTGATTTGGAGTTCAGACTCCCAATACAATGGAAGCGGTTATATTTGGATGCCAAATGCACCAGTTGGTTACAAATCTATGGGATTCGTGGCTTCTGTTGAGCCTAATGAACCTGATCCTGATGAAGTTAGATGTGTCCGTGCTGACCTGAcagcaaaatgtgaggcatgTGAGATGATGTTTAGTTCAGATTCCATTTTCCCGAGGGACCAATTTCAAGTTTGGAAAACAAGACCTTgcaagaggggcatgctgtgtaAAGGGGTTTCTGTTGGTACATTCTTCTGCAGTACAACCTTCAGTTTTGGAGATGAACTCGATAATATTGCATGCTTGAAAAATCTCGACTCTTCCCTACATGCCATGCCCAATCTTGAGCAGATCCATGCGCTCATCAAGCACTATGGACCGACAGTTTATCTTCATCCAGATGAGATTTATTTGCCCTCCTCAGTCCCGTGGTTCTTCATTAATGGAGCTCTCCTCTACGAAGATGGGAGGAATAGTGGTACAGCCATCGACTCTAAAGGCTCAAACTTGCCTGCTGGTGGAGAAAATGATGGTGAATATTGGCTTGATTTGCCAAATAAGGATGATGCAAATCGAACCAATGTCAAATGTGGGAACATTGAGAGTGCAGAGCTCTATGTTCATGTTAAACCAGCTTTAGGAGGAACCTTCACGGATATTGCAATGTGGATATTCTGCCCTTTCAATGGACCGGCTACCCTTAAGATTGGGTTGTTGAGTTTTGCTTTGAATAAGGTAGGAGAGCATGTTGGTGATTGGGAGCATTATACACTCCGTATCAGCAACTTTTCTGGTGAGCTCTCGAGTGTGTATTTCTCGGAGCATAGTGGTGGTGAATGGCTAGACGCCTGCAACTTGGAGTTCATCGCGGGAAACAAGTCAGTTGTATATGCATCAAGAAATGGCCACGCAAGTTTCCCACATGCCGGCTGCTATCTTCAAGGCTCTACTAAACTCGGGGTTGGAGTGAGGAACGATTGTGCACGTAGCAAATACCATGTAGACTCTAGTAGCAAATATCAAATTATTGCTGCTGAATACCTTGGAGAGGGAGTTGTTTCAGAACCACCATGGTTGCAATATATGAGGGAATGGGGTCCAACCATCATATACGATGGGCGATCAGAAGTTGAAAAAATAATCAAGCATCTGCCCTTTTTTATGAGATTTTCTGTGGAGAGTCTCATTGAGTTATTTCCAACTGAACTATATGGTGAAGCAGGGCCAACAGGACCAAAGGAAAAGGACAATTGGTTGGGGGATGAAAGATGGTAG